The Nitrospirota bacterium genome has a segment encoding these proteins:
- a CDS encoding Crp/Fnr family transcriptional regulator, producing MVKGNGTKGRHKTHGCNIEQLRQLPCLAQIRDEDLEDIGRKSFVKKYCKNDFIFLASDEVKFFFIVESGSVKLYKNSEEGREIVIKIMGMGEHFCCAPIYADNKNMVNAVALEDTTVFAIPADDFTSMLHSGLSEFGVKMLRTLCMRVKHLSSIVENITFKDVEKRVLMAIMNLAELKSPGTDTVPLTLTHQEIASMTGTVREVVSRTMSKLRRCGILSHGNQREFILNRQTAAEYLKHQH from the coding sequence ATGGTAAAGGGCAACGGTACGAAGGGCAGACATAAAACGCACGGTTGTAACATAGAACAACTCCGGCAACTTCCATGTCTTGCACAGATTAGGGACGAGGATCTTGAAGATATTGGGCGGAAATCATTTGTAAAGAAATACTGTAAGAACGATTTTATTTTTTTAGCATCTGATGAGGTTAAGTTTTTCTTCATAGTGGAAAGTGGCTCTGTCAAACTTTACAAGAACTCAGAGGAAGGCAGAGAGATAGTGATTAAAATAATGGGAATGGGTGAGCATTTTTGCTGTGCGCCCATATATGCAGATAATAAGAACATGGTAAATGCAGTAGCATTAGAGGACACGACAGTATTTGCAATACCTGCAGATGACTTTACATCTATGCTTCATAGCGGTTTGTCAGAATTTGGAGTAAAAATGTTAAGGACATTGTGTATGCGTGTGAAGCATTTATCGTCAATAGTGGAGAATATAACTTTCAAGGATGTCGAGAAGAGGGTTTTAATGGCTATTATGAACTTAGCTGAGCTTAAGAGCCCGGGTACAGATACAGTACCACTGACATTGACACATCAGGAGATAGCATCCATGACGGGGACAGTCAGAGAGGTTGTTTCGCGTACTATGAGCAAGCTTCGGAGGTGCGGCATACTGTCACATGGCAACCAGAGGGAGTTTATACTAAACAGACAAACTGCTGCTGAGTATTTAAAGCATCAGCATTAA